The genomic interval CAACGGTGCGCTGGGCTCACTCGCTGCCAGCACTGCGACGCACCCCGAAGAGTATCGCATCGCCCTTTACGGCGAGTTGGGTTCGGTCGCCTTACCGTGGCGGCTGAACGCCGTTGACCCGCACTACCAAGATGAGTTGGACCGATGGCTGCGACAAATTCCCCGTCCTGAACATGGCGGACACGCCGCCGTCGTCGGCGACTTTTTGCACGCCGTCAAGACAGGCGGTCGTCCCGTCGTGGACGGACAAGAGGGGCGTCGGTCGGTGGAGTTGGCGACCGCCATCTACAAGTCCGCCATCACCCAACAGCCTGTCACCTTACCCCTTGAGCCCGACGACCCATTCTATACGAAGCAGGGGCTTATGGAAGCGGCAAAAGCCCGAACGCATCGCTGACGACAACCCCGCGTAAAGGGGACTTGCAACGCGGGCGAAGACCGGTGTAGGAGGTGCTCGCGATGGCAGAACGCATTCGCGTGGCGCTCATCGGTTGCGGCGGTATCTCGCAGGCGCACGCCCGGGGTTACTTGCAGTCACCTGACTTGTTTGAAGTCGTCGCCTGCTGCGATGAGCGCAAAGAGTTGGCAGAAGAGCGGGCGCAGCAATTGGGGGCGACAGTTGTAGCGACCGACTACCGTCAAGTCCTTGCCCGCGACGATGTGGACGCTGTTGACATTTGTTTGCCTCATCACTTGCACGCCGAAGTTGCCATCGCTGCCGCCGAAGCGGGCAAACATGTGCTCGTGGAAAAACCCATCGCCAACACGCTGGACGACGCCGACGCAATGATCGCTGCCGCCCGAAAAGCGGGCGTCATCTTGATGGTGGCGCACAACGAGCGTTACATGCCCGTTTACCGTAAGGCGAAGGAGTTGGTGGAGCAAGGCATTTTGGGGCGCCTCTTTTTGGCGCGCGCCGACCACAACCAGTTCGTCCGCGTCAACGACCGCCATTGGCTTTGGCGCAAAGCGACAGCAGGCGGCGGCGTCCTTATCGGTTCGGGCATCCACCGTGTGGACATTTTGCGCTGGATCGTCGGTGACATCGTGCGGGTGTGGCATCGGCAAACCCTCGTGCCCGAACGCTTCAGCGACGAAGTGGAGGCGGCGTCGGTGACGATTTTTGAGTTCGCCGACGGCGCCATCGGTGAACTGACCTGCACCTGGACGGCTTACGCCGCGCCGACAGCGCCGTGGTATGAGTTGCTATGGCTTTACGGGACGGATGGCAGTTTGCACAATGTCGGCGGGTTGTTCGTCGCCAGCGAAAAATTGCCCGAAGGACAGGGCAAGTTCGTGCAAATCCCGCTGCCCAACGAGGACAGTTTCGTCAACGAAATTCGCCACTTCGGCGAATGCGTCCGTGACGGCAAAACACCGTTGACCAGTGGCGAAGAGGGGCGCAAAAGTTTGGCGGTCGTCATCGCCGCTTACCAAGCCGCGCAGACGGGTGAAGGCGTTAGTGTGCCGGCGTGAAGGCAAGGGGGGCAACGGCGCCCGGAACCATCAAGCGCGTTTGACGCTCAGGATCGTGGAGCGCAAGCCGCAAAAACCCATGCAGCCCCAAGCAGCCACGACGCACGCACAAGAGGGGGGAAAGGGATGCGTCGTTCAGTGGTCAGTCTCGTTTGCGGCGTTGTCATCGCCAGTGGGTTGCTGGCAGCGATGGGGATGTGGCGGGGCGCAGCGTTGCGAGCGGGCGTGCCTGTGTTTTGCTACCACGACATCGCCCCGATACCGACTAACGCGATGACGACAACGCCCGCTGTTTTTGAAGCCCACCTGCGTTGGCTGCAGCAAAACGGCTTCAAAACGCTGACGCTGGCGGAACTGCAAAAGTTTTTGCAGGGCGAAGAGCGATTGGGGTGCCCCGCTGTCATGTTGACTTTTGACGACGGTTACGAAGGCGTTTACACTTACGCCTACCGGCTGTTGAAACGCTATGGCTATCACGGCGTCATCTTTCAGGTCGTCGGCAAAGTGAATGCGCCCCATCACTTGACTTGGACACAGTTGCGGGAAATGGTGGACAGCGGCGTGATGGAAGTCGGTGTCCACGCCTACGCGCTGCATTGCTCGTTGACGGCGTTGTTGAGCAAGTCGCCCAACCCTGTCGTGACGCTAAAGCGGATCGCCGATGACTGGACGAAGGCTAAATGGTTGCTGCACCAAAACTTGGGTGTGCCCATCAAAGCGCTGGCGTATCCGCAGGGCGATTATGACGAGGTGCTAACGGCGCTGGCGAAATCGCTGGGATTTGATCTGCTGTTCACGACGGACTTTGGCGTCAACTGGTTCGGGCAGGGCACGGACGCCATCAAACGCATCGGCACCTCATCGGAGCGCGTGGATGTAGCCCGCCTGCGCCTCAAGTTGTGGCGGGCACATTTCTTCGCTTGGGACGGGAGACCACCTTTGTCCGTGCCGCTCATCGCGCGCCAACCGCGTCACTTGCGCCCCGCGGCGAAACAGCACTCCACGCACAAGGCAGCGACGGCAAATTTTAGAAAGGGGAGCGCGTGTGCCGATAGAACAAACAGCGGTGTGGGTGCGGCAAAATGCTGAAGGTGAAACGGAAAGGATGCCCGCCATGCGATATGCGCTGACCCTTTGCGCGGCGGTCGCTTTAGTTCCTGCACCATCAGCGGTCGGGCAAGTCAGTTACACTTACGGCGCGCGGGTGCTGGGGGCGCGGGTGCATTACATCGTTGTGAATATGGCTGCCGAAGGCGTTCAAGTCACGCCTGTCTATGTCCCTGGCGGGGCGCCGTTCAGCCGCATGGTCGCTGCCTATCGCCCCTTGGTCGCCATCAACGGGACTTTCTTTCACCTGAGGACAAGACGCCCCATCGGGGACATCGTCATCGGCGGCACCCATGTCCATCAGGGTAAACTCCGCACGGCGCTTGTCGTGCAAGGTCCGTTTGCGACCATCACGACGGTGCCGTTAGGTGCGGATTTGACGGGGCGCATTGATGCGCTGCTGGCGTGCGGACCGCGCTTGCTGACGAACGGGCGCGTCACGGTTTACCCGCGTGCGGAGGGATTTCGCGACCCACGCCTGTTTCGCCCCGCCCGCCGCAGCGTGTTAGGCATCACGCGAGGGGGCAAATTAGTGTTGGCGGTCATCATCACGCCTGTCACACTGAGCAAAGCCGCCCGCATCATGAAGGCGTTGGGTTGTGTGGACGCGATGAACTTGGACGGGGGCGGTTCGTCGGCGCTTTACTGTGCGGGGCGTTACTTTGTCCGACCGACACGCCCGTTGGTGACGGCGTTGATGGTGGTGCGGACACCGACGATGCAAACGGTTGGGTTATCCAGCGGTGGTGGAGATGGACGAAGCGCTGTGGGAACGACTAATTGAAGCGGCTCAGACAGCGCGCCGACACGCTCACGCTCCTTATTCGGGTTGGCAGTTTGGCGCAGCGCTGTTGGGGAAATCAGGGCGCATCCATGTCGGCTGCAATGTGGAAAACGCGTCTTACGGACTGACGGTTTGCGCGGAACGGGTAGCAGTGTTCGCCGCAGTCGTGGCGGGCGAAAGGGCATTCGCGGCGATGGTCGTGGCGGGCAAAAGTGCGGAGACCTCCTTCCCCTGCGGGGCGTGCCGGCAAGTGCTGGCGGAGTTTTGCGATGACTTACCCCTGTTGCTGATCGGTGAAGACGGGTCGCGGTTGACGACCTCCCTTGCCGTCTTGTTGCCTCACGCTTTTCGTCTGCGGCAATAACGCTTTTCCGAACGGTGCGCCGCTACTTGGCGATGATGCCCGTGCGAGACGCCCACAAGGTCAAATCCAATTCGTCGGGGTCAATACCGACTTGTCGGGCAAAAGCGAGGTAGCGTTGCTCGGTGTCCCGATAGCGTTGACGGGTCGTTGGAGGCTTGGCGCTGTCCAGAACGCCGAAGGCGTGTAGGCTGCGCAAAATGTGTTTGTCCAAGATGGCGTAACCGCGAAACCCGATGTTGCGCAAAAAATGCGACGCTTCTTTGTAGCCGATGCCGCGAAAGTGGGTCACGCAGGCATCGCGACGCGCCTGCGGGTCGGTAAATTGGCTCAGCCAGTCGCGCAAACGCCCGTTGAGTTCGCGGGCGACGAAGTCGCGCACCGCAACGATGTAACGCGCCCGCGCTATCGGGTAGAGGTGAAAGCGGATGCGTTCCGCCATTTCTTCAGCGGTCGCCGTCCAAAGGACGGGGCGCAGCGCTTCCACGCCCTGCACGCCCATTAGCGCCGAGGCACCTGCTGTCAAGATGCAGAAGACCAACTCTTCAAAAACGGCGTTATCGCCCCGCTCCCAAGTGGCGCGGAACTCGTCGAGGCGGCGCAGCACCAACGAGCGGATGCGAGCGTGATAAACGCGCAAATCGTCCACTGTCTGCAGTGTTGCCTTGCCAACCCTGAAGATTTCCATTTTTCCCTTCACCGGCTCTCAAAAGTTAGCAGCGATACCTGCCAGATGGCACTGCGTTATCTTTGTGGCGGTGCGGAGATGCACCGCCCGAAAACACGACGAGCCCTCCGATCAGAGTGGGCATGACAGCGTGCTGCGGCGTGCCGGCAAGGCGCGCCAAAACGGTGTGGAACAACGCAGTGGGAGGTGCTGCGATGGACGAGCGACCGAAGTTGCGGGCAGTTGACCTTACGCCCGTGCCGATGGACGGGCAGGTGCGGTTCGCCCTCCGCGACCCGTTAGGCATCAGCGAGCGCGTCTTGTTGCTGACAACGCCGGCGGTGTTGGTGGCGAGTTTATTAGACGGCACACGGACGCTGCGGGAAGTCCAAGTAGATTTCTTCCGCCAGACCGGCACACTGCTCATGAGCGAGCAGATTGAGGAGCTGGTGCGCCAGTTAGACGAGAGTTTGTTGCTGGACAACGAGCGGTTTCGGCAAGCACTGGACGCCGCAGTGAGGGCGTTCCGCCAGATGCCCGTGCGCCCGGCGGTGCTGGCGGGCAGCGTTTACCCTGACGACCCACAGCAACTGCGGGCATTTTTGGACAATTTCTTTGTCGCGCCGGACGGTCCCGGTCGTCCCGGAGGGCAGCGTTACGAGCGCCCGTTGCGGCTGGTCATCGCCCCGCACATTGATTTGCGCCGGGGCGGCGTCACTTACGCGTGGGCTTACAAAGAGGTCGCCGAAGCGCCCGCCCCCAGCCTGTTTGTCATCTTGGGCATCGCCCACCAACCGACCCAGCGTCTGTTCGTCGCCACATGCAAGGACTTCGCCACCCCGCTGGGCGTCGCCCGCACTGACACGGCGTTTTTGCGGGACCTGCAAGACCGCTATCCCTTTGACCTGTTCGCGGACGAGTTTGCCCATCGTCAAGAGCACTCAGTGGA from bacterium HR17 carries:
- the afr_7 gene encoding 1,5-anhydro-D-fructose reductase, which translates into the protein MAERIRVALIGCGGISQAHARGYLQSPDLFEVVACCDERKELAEERAQQLGATVVATDYRQVLARDDVDAVDICLPHHLHAEVAIAAAEAGKHVLVEKPIANTLDDADAMIAAARKAGVILMVAHNERYMPVYRKAKELVEQGILGRLFLARADHNQFVRVNDRHWLWRKATAGGGVLIGSGIHRVDILRWIVGDIVRVWHRQTLVPERFSDEVEAASVTIFEFADGAIGELTCTWTAYAAPTAPWYELLWLYGTDGSLHNVGGLFVASEKLPEGQGKFVQIPLPNEDSFVNEIRHFGECVRDGKTPLTSGEEGRKSLAVVIAAYQAAQTGEGVSVPA
- the pgaB_2 gene encoding Poly-beta-1,6-N-acetyl-D-glucosamine N-deacetylase, translated to MRRSVVSLVCGVVIASGLLAAMGMWRGAALRAGVPVFCYHDIAPIPTNAMTTTPAVFEAHLRWLQQNGFKTLTLAELQKFLQGEERLGCPAVMLTFDDGYEGVYTYAYRLLKRYGYHGVIFQVVGKVNAPHHLTWTQLREMVDSGVMEVGVHAYALHCSLTALLSKSPNPVVTLKRIADDWTKAKWLLHQNLGVPIKALAYPQGDYDEVLTALAKSLGFDLLFTTDFGVNWFGQGTDAIKRIGTSSERVDVARLRLKLWRAHFFAWDGRPPLSVPLIARQPRHLRPAAKQHSTHKAATANFRKGSACADRTNSGVGAAKC
- the cdd gene encoding Cytidine deaminase; protein product: MDEALWERLIEAAQTARRHAHAPYSGWQFGAALLGKSGRIHVGCNVENASYGLTVCAERVAVFAAVVAGERAFAAMVVAGKSAETSFPCGACRQVLAEFCDDLPLLLIGEDGSRLTTSLAVLLPHAFRLRQ
- the ogg gene encoding putative N-glycosylase/DNA lyase — protein: MEIFRVGKATLQTVDDLRVYHARIRSLVLRRLDEFRATWERGDNAVFEELVFCILTAGASALMGVQGVEALRPVLWTATAEEMAERIRFHLYPIARARYIVAVRDFVARELNGRLRDWLSQFTDPQARRDACVTHFRGIGYKEASHFLRNIGFRGYAILDKHILRSLHAFGVLDSAKPPTTRQRYRDTEQRYLAFARQVGIDPDELDLTLWASRTGIIAK